A single window of Neisseria chenwenguii DNA harbors:
- a CDS encoding biotin transporter BioY has translation MINQVNAVRHWADANQNTAFWLKTVLGANLIAVLAQFAVPLPFVSITLQSMGVLLIGFALGRKAGVAAVLLYLLEGAMGLPVFAGGKAGFAVLTGSSGGYLFGYAAMAFVLGWASDKGALKSVWKTVAAGLVGTAAMYALGLAQLSLFVPEGKVLAYGLYPFVAGDILKAVAAAFLLAPTYRFFKKF, from the coding sequence ATGATTAACCAAGTAAATGCAGTCCGCCATTGGGCGGATGCCAACCAAAACACTGCGTTTTGGCTGAAAACCGTGCTGGGCGCGAATCTGATTGCGGTGTTGGCGCAGTTTGCCGTGCCGCTGCCGTTTGTTTCGATTACCTTGCAGTCTATGGGCGTGCTGCTGATCGGTTTTGCGTTGGGGCGCAAAGCGGGCGTGGCAGCGGTGTTGCTGTATCTGCTTGAAGGTGCGATGGGGTTGCCGGTGTTTGCGGGCGGCAAAGCGGGTTTTGCCGTGTTGACGGGATCGTCTGGCGGCTATCTGTTCGGCTATGCTGCGATGGCGTTTGTGTTGGGTTGGGCGAGCGACAAAGGCGCGCTGAAATCGGTTTGGAAAACCGTGGCAGCGGGCTTGGTCGGTACGGCGGCGATGTACGCGCTGGGCTTGGCGCAGCTTTCGCTGTTTGTGCCCGAGGGTAAGGTTTTAGCATACGGCCTGTATCCGTTTGTGGCCGGCGATATTCTGAAAGCCGTTGCCGCCGCGTTTCTGCTGGCGCCGACTTACCGCTTCTTTAAGAAGTTTTGA
- a CDS encoding TIGR00645 family protein, which yields MEKHTSSNAEMAVRQNIFSRLIFASRWLQLPIYLGLIAVQAIYSYKFLKSLWNLIVNLGAMDENAIMLAVLSLIDVVMIANLLVMVLIGGYETFVSKLRVDDHPDQPEWLSHVNASVLKVKLSMAIISISSIHLLQTFINADQVAEHTIFWQLMLHLGFLVSALAMAWTDKIVYSTSHKVH from the coding sequence ATGGAAAAACACACTTCATCAAACGCTGAAATGGCCGTCCGCCAAAACATTTTCAGCCGGCTGATTTTTGCCAGCCGCTGGCTGCAACTGCCGATTTACCTCGGCCTGATTGCCGTGCAGGCGATTTATTCGTATAAGTTTTTGAAATCACTTTGGAATCTTATCGTCAATCTCGGTGCGATGGACGAAAATGCCATCATGCTCGCCGTCCTCAGCCTGATTGACGTCGTGATGATTGCCAACCTTTTGGTCATGGTGTTGATTGGCGGTTATGAAACTTTCGTTTCCAAACTGCGCGTTGACGACCACCCCGACCAGCCCGAATGGCTGAGCCACGTCAACGCTTCGGTGTTGAAAGTGAAACTTTCGATGGCGATTATCAGCATTTCATCCATCCACCTGCTGCAAACCTTTATCAACGCCGATCAAGTCGCCGAACATACTATTTTTTGGCAGCTCATGCTGCATTTGGGCTTCCTCGTTTCCGCGCTGGCAATGGCTTGGACGGACAAAATCGTGTACAGCACCTCGCACAAGGTGCATTGA